In Phycisphaerae bacterium RAS2, the DNA window TAGCCGGTGAACAGCACGGCGCCTTCGTCGTCGCAGCCGATGGACATGTACACGTCGTAATCGCGACGAATGGCTTCATCGAGCGCTTCGGGGCTGCTGGACTGGTCCAGCGTCACGAGAAAAGCCTGAAGCGTGCTCATGGCCTTTTCATGCGTGATGGGGCCGAGGGGGTAGTACTTCTTGCTCGACGGCTTCTTGAGGTAGTTGATGCTCCCCAGCACGCTGTCGCGCAACGTCGTGCCCTTGGCCTTGAACCAGGCATCGCCGAACCGCGGATACTGCGATGGGTCAATCTTGCGCAGAGCAAACGCGCCCGGCGGCAGCGGGCGGTCGTAGTCCTTGTCGATGTTGCCGATCGGCAGCGGCTGGTCGGGCTTCTTGCAGCCGGTCAGTGCGATGGTGGAGAGGGCAATGGCGCAAAACAGGACGAGCGTACGTGGCATGTTCCGACTCCTTTCGGCGTGGCCACCCGATCCCGGTACGGGACCCCGACCTCTTCGGGCGACGCGAATATCCTTATCTGCCGCCGAATATAACGGCCGATCCGGGGAGATGGCAACACATTCGACGGTGGGCGGTCCGCAAATTTCGGCGGTATAATCGCAGCCGTGGAGTTGGATGTGGCTGGCGTGTCCCGTGGTGCACGATGGGGAGCCTGCCTGCATAGGATCAAGTACGCCCTCGCCGGAGAGTTCCCGCTTGTGAAATCAGACCCGTTCCATTCACCATTGCGAGCATGGATCGCCTTTCTCGTCCTTGCCATGCCATGCGCGCTGGGCCTGACCTGCGGCGGGAGCATGAATACGCCGCTTCCGCCCGGACCGATCGGCAGCACACTCGGCACGGCGACGCGGTTGATCCTTGACGACGCGGGATTCGCCCCGCTGGATTCGAGTCTCGTCCCGAACAAGGTCGACGTGTACGACCTCGGGCCGGTGCAGCCGGGTGATCGCGTTCGCGTCGCGCTGGAACCGCCGATCGGCACGCTGCGACCCAAGACGGCGTTGCTGGATTTTGACGGCGTGCTGTTTACCTACTTTTCCGGGCAGGGCGGCGCGGCAGGCCTGCAAACCGTGATCGACGCCGTGGTTACGCAGGCGACGGGCAAGCTGTTTCTCTGCCTGGCAAACTCGGCAGCGAACAACGTGACGCAGTCGTACACGGGATCGGTCGAAATACTGCGCAGTCAGCCGATTCCTGCGCCGCCACCGCAGATTCTCCTGTTGAACTTCGCGGGCGGATCGATCCAGCTGCCCGAGGGCAATTTCACCGTGATGCCGTTCGACGCCGCGGACATCGACGCGACCTATGCCGGTTTGACCGATGCGATCAAGTCGAAAATCGCCGAAGTCGTGCGCGAGAACTTCGAGGACACGCCCGTGCAGGTCGTCACCAGCGACGATCCGCCGCCCGCGGGCAACTTCAGCACAATCGAGTTCGGCGCGTTTAGCGCCACGCTCTTCGGCATCTCGCAGGACGTCGATCAGGAGAATGTCGAGTGCTGCGACGATGCCATCGTCTTCACCAATGATTTCGATAAGGCGTTCGCCGTGCAGCCGACCGCCGACGGCATCGCAACGGCCATCGGAAACGTCGCGGCGCACGAGGCGGGGCACCTGCTGGGGCTGAATCACACATCCGACATCACCGACCTGATGGACACGACCGGCTCGGCGAGCACGCTTCTGGGCGATCAGGATTTCAAGACCGCGAACCTGCACCCGAACATCTTTCCGTTTGGAAAGCAGGACGGCCCGGGGATGATCAATCGTGTCGTGGGGCCGTAAGGCGAAGCCAGACGTCGAGAAATCGAAAAGTCAAAACAAGGGTACGGAGGCGTAAGGTGGGCATCGCCCGCCGTAAGTCGTAGTCGTAGGGTGGGTCCTCGACGCACCACTTTTTCTAAGAATCAATGACCTCGCTCACTGCGGCGCATTGGTCATCGGGTCTTTGGTGGTCGACGCGCTGACGCCTACAAGATGAATGGTCGTGCAGCGTTCCTCCCCGTCGAAGCGAAGAACGCAATAGCGTGCTCCGCGTGAATTGGTCCAATTTCGAACATCGTAAACGCGCAGGGTCTCACCGGATTCGCGATTGCGCAGCGTGGCAAGCGGCTCTTTCAACTCGGCGTCCTGCCGGCAGGCGTCCGGTGACTTGCCCATGACCTTCGGCTTGATCGCGGCGGCCTTGATCACGTCTTCCACGCCGTCGATGTTTCGCTTCACGCGCGACAGGGCAACGATCTTCCCGCTCCGCGCTTCCACGACCCAGTTCTGCGTGTCGAGCGGGTCGCCCTTCACGAGGTAGGTAATCAACTCGCGCTGCGGGTCCTGTGCATCGACAAGCGTCTCCTCGCGCGTTCCGAACATCTCATCGGCCGCGCTGACCGGCTGCTCGTGCAGCTTCTCCTGCCGCTTCTTCACTTCGCTATCGTTGATGACATCGCCAATCGCCATCGCGGCGAGGCTGACGGGGTGAAGGCGGCAACCCGCCGACGCACCGAGCAGCAGCCCAAGGATTCCTGCTGTGAACGTCAAGCGACCGCGAAACGAATCTCGAATGATCATGATGCACTGCTCCAGATGGCTACCGGCGTCGGGTTGGATGCGCGCGGCACGTCAATTCTGAAACCCGGATCATGGTCCATTCCGGCGTGGAGGGCAAACTTTGCGGATGAGGCACGAAGGGAATAGGTATCAGGAAACAGTAGAACGGAGTCGTAAAGCCGGTCCTGGCCACCGGCCACTAACCACTGCCAACTGCTCTGTACTTGGTTGACGGCTCACGGCTCGCGGCGTTACTTCTTCGGCCGCCGTCGGGCGGGGGCCCCGGCCTGCTGCTCGCGCATGGACTGCATGCGCTGCCGCAGCACGATGGCGTCTTCGTAGCGCTCTTCGTCCACGGCGCGTTGCAGTTCGTCTTCGAGCTTCTGCAGCGGGTCAGCCGGCAGGCGCGCGGCGATTTCGCTTCGAAGCGCCATGAGAATGGAGACTTCGGTGGCGTCTTCCCAGCGTTCGTCCTGACCCGATTCGGACATGACGTCCTTGATGGCGGTCAGGCCGGCGTTGACGCGGGCCAGGGCCGTCTTGAACGAGCCTTTGCGCAGGGCGAGATGAACCTCGGCGCGGGTGTTCATCATGATGAGGTACGGGCGGTACTGCTCCAGCACCTCGCGGTCGCTCTCCTCGCGGGCGTAATTGCCGCACAGGTCGAGCACGCGCAGATTGCGACTGGTGTCGCGCTGCACGCCGGCAAAATCCTCGAGAACGAACTCGGCGAGGTAGCGGTGGTAGTACTGAACGGATTCTTCGCGCAGGGCCTGGCACTCTTCGGGCGTCAGCTCCAGCCCCAAATCGGTGCCGTTCTTGTTCGTGTGTTCGGTGATGCGGTTTTCGTGAAAGTCGAGCAGCGATTCAAACCCGTGGGGGCGAAGCCCGTCGGGCCGACCCTGGACCTCCATCTGCAGCAGGCCCAGGTCCAGACGCATCTGGATCTTGATCGTGCCGTCATCCCCGGTGACCTTCCGCACCGTGATTTGATTGGGCTCGTAATCCCAACCGGCCAGGATACGTCGCAGATCGTGAGATGCCATGGCGGTCTCCCCCAAGCAAGGGTATTTACGTCGGGAGTCACTCCATTATATCTCTTAACTTCGGCCGAATGCGCCGGATTCTCGTCCATTGATTTCCACACGCGCATTTTTTTCCCAAGGTGCCGATAAAGCCGGTGACAACGCGCCGCCGCGCGGCCTATCATCTGTCAGGAGCCTCGCACTTACACAACTCGATTGCTGCCTTCGCCGGCCGCGCTCACGGTTCGCGCCGCAGGCGAATATCGGCTTCGTCGCAGTCCGTGGGCCCTGCGCATTTCCGCGACCACGGCGCAGTTCTTGTCGTCGCGGCCATTCACGTTTCGTGCCTCGCCGACGGACGTTAGCGAATCGCAGCCATCACGTCGGCCTTCATCCAGTAGACACATTCTCGATCCGGCAGATAGTCCGAAAGCACGCTGGACGGTCGAAAGTCGTCTGCCGTTACATGAGAAATGCGCTTTTCTGTATCGAGTTCGCGACAGGGCGATTCCCGACCGATGAAAGACAGGGGCGACCGGACCGTGGTGTCGACTTGGCCGTCGCCTTCGGGTATCGTATGGTCTAATCGGCGGGAAGGAATTCTCCGCCGTTTTCCTGCTGTCTCGTCCCGCACGCAAATGGAATTGCTGCGACGAACGATCGCCGAATCGCCATGCTCTCCGTACGGCTGGGAGAGCGGCCCGATCGGCGATGGCCTTTGCGTGCCTCGTTGTTTACCAGCCGAACGTTCGCGCGGTCGCCTGACGGCTGCGTGAGGATTAAACCGACCATGGACTCGACCGACCCCGTCTCACAATCATCCGAATCACAATCGTCTAATTCACAATCGGCCGCCCCGGTGAACCCGCCGGCGCCCGCCGATTCAGCCGCGCCGGTTCGGCCATCCGGGGGAGGGGCCGCGTCCCGACAGAAACTGTCCGGGGCCGACCTGGTGGCGTCCCTCGCAGGCGTCGATGACCCGTCGGTCAACGCGGCGCTTGAAGAGGCCATGGCCGGGCTGACGGATTCCGATCGCACCGCCGATGTGAACAACCAATTGGCAGTGGGCGAGCCGACGAATGACACGATTGTGTCGGGTCGCATCGCCAACATCGGGTCCGAGGACGTGCTGATCGACTTCGGCGGCAAGAGCCTGGGCACGATGCCGAAATCCGAGTTCAGCAAGGATGAGAAGTTCGCGGTCGGTGATTCGATCGAAGTCGCGGTACTGGAGAGCGACGAACGCACCGGCTTGCTGAATGTGTCGCGGCGCAAGGCGCGCCAGGCGGCAATTCTTCGGGAGTTGAAGCCCGGCACGGTGGTCACCGGCCTCGTCACCGGCATGAACAAGGGCGGGCTGGAGGTCAACATCGAGGGCCTGCGCGGGTTCATTCCCGCGAGCCAGGTCGATGTGCACTTCCTCAAGGACATCTCCGAGCTGATCGGCAAGACGGTCTCGGCCGAGGTGACCAAGTACGACGCGGGCGAGGAGAACATCATTCTCTCGCGGCGCAAGTGGCTGATGAAAGAGCAGACGCATCTGCGCGAGAAGGCATTGGGCGAGCTTGAACTCGGCCAGCTTCGCCGTGGCAAGGTCAAGGGCATCGCCGAGTACGGCGCGTTCATTGATCTCGGCGGCGTCGACGGCCTGTTGCACGTGACCGACATGAGCTGGGGTCGCGTCAACAAGCCGGAAGATATCCTGAAAGTCGGCGACGAGGTCGAAGTCAAGATCATTAAGCTCAACAAGGAGAAGAACCGCGTCTCGTTGAGCCTCAAGCAGGCGCAGCCCGATCCCTGGACGCACGTCGCTGAGAAGTTTCCCATCGGCGCGAAAGTTTCCGGCCGCGTTGTGCGCTTGCAGGCATTTGGTGCGTTCGTCGAGCTGGAGCCGGGCGTGGACGGGTTGCTTCCGCTGGCGGAGTTGAGCTGGACGCGGCGCGTGCATCACCCGAAGGAAGTCGTGAAAGAGGGCGATGTCGTTGAGGTCGGCGTGCTCTCGGTCGATGCCGAGAAGAAGCGAATCGGCTTGAGCCTCAAAGCGGTGACGGATGACCCGTGGTCCAAGGCGGCCGAGAAATATGTGGCCGGGACAAAGATCACCGGCAAGGTTGTGCGCACCACCGAGTTCGGCGCGTTTGTCGCGCTGGAGGACGGCATCGACGGCCTGATTCACATCTCGGAACTGTCGGACACGCGCATCAAGGCTGTGACCGACAAGGTCAAGCCGGGCCAGGAAGTCGAAGTGCGCGTGCTCGGTGTCGATACGACGAACCACAAAGTCTCGCTCTCGATGAAGACGCCACCGCGGGAGCCGACGCCCGAGGAACTCGCCGAGCGCGCGGCTGCCAGGGCTGCGGCCGAGAAGGAAGCGGCCAAGCGTCGCGAGAAGTCCGCGGGTCGCCGGGGCGGTTTGACGATTTCGTGGGACCAGGGTCTGGGTTCGCTCGATCCATCCAAGTTTGCGCGGTCTTGAGTTGGCGTTGTTTGACGGGGCGGCTGAATGCGAGCGAGATGGAACGCGCTCGCATGGGTTCGTCGCCCAAGAGCCGATTACGCAAGCAATCGAAGACACGACCGCTACGTTTCGCCGGCGCGTTGGTCCAGTTAAGACGGTTCGCCGCGGCCTTCTCCCCCTTGCAAGGTTTGCGCAGG includes these proteins:
- a CDS encoding UvrB/uvrC motif protein; translated protein: MASHDLRRILAGWDYEPNQITVRKVTGDDGTIKIQMRLDLGLLQMEVQGRPDGLRPHGFESLLDFHENRITEHTNKNGTDLGLELTPEECQALREESVQYYHRYLAEFVLEDFAGVQRDTSRNLRVLDLCGNYAREESDREVLEQYRPYLIMMNTRAEVHLALRKGSFKTALARVNAGLTAIKDVMSESGQDERWEDATEVSILMALRSEIAARLPADPLQKLEDELQRAVDEERYEDAIVLRQRMQSMREQQAGAPARRRPKK
- the rpsA_1 gene encoding 30S ribosomal protein S1, with the translated sequence MDSTDPVSQSSESQSSNSQSAAPVNPPAPADSAAPVRPSGGGAASRQKLSGADLVASLAGVDDPSVNAALEEAMAGLTDSDRTADVNNQLAVGEPTNDTIVSGRIANIGSEDVLIDFGGKSLGTMPKSEFSKDEKFAVGDSIEVAVLESDERTGLLNVSRRKARQAAILRELKPGTVVTGLVTGMNKGGLEVNIEGLRGFIPASQVDVHFLKDISELIGKTVSAEVTKYDAGEENIILSRRKWLMKEQTHLREKALGELELGQLRRGKVKGIAEYGAFIDLGGVDGLLHVTDMSWGRVNKPEDILKVGDEVEVKIIKLNKEKNRVSLSLKQAQPDPWTHVAEKFPIGAKVSGRVVRLQAFGAFVELEPGVDGLLPLAELSWTRRVHHPKEVVKEGDVVEVGVLSVDAEKKRIGLSLKAVTDDPWSKAAEKYVAGTKITGKVVRTTEFGAFVALEDGIDGLIHISELSDTRIKAVTDKVKPGQEVEVRVLGVDTTNHKVSLSMKTPPREPTPEELAERAAARAAAEKEAAKRREKSAGRRGGLTISWDQGLGSLDPSKFARS